The following are from one region of the Takifugu rubripes chromosome 12, fTakRub1.2, whole genome shotgun sequence genome:
- the hivep1 gene encoding zinc finger protein 40 isoform X2: MPRTKQNHPKNLKDKIQEAQKELKDPKGSQKGISESSRRNADNIKSLKRKKVVVENLLEKIPKSPVKKPQLKTSESGNQEAQSKETSQSSCSSNPNDPSHKPSTSPGETRNLQYAQTVDTSPHKEPCSTEAEGLSPEDASSGPSLVLPDGDEGPVITDKLSQDKESKSQEPRFEGDPYHSSDPLGVLLKAMEPDFSTLAERSHSLQAVGKSASTVDVRSGGELTTMSAVNVGLQNQPSHLQTYYIDKQGNFIGIAAPLQTNAQKSTQVTHLQSSPVATQHFLPVASNTEQPSQHISFNSGPATITHAPVPSGSNTLPQSQPPVVHTCQSLSASVPSTIQVPVTPGTNQVQMTTVMNFGVDQVYKDQKPKKPGKYVCEYCSRACAKPSVLLKHIRSHTGERPYPCVTCGFSFKTKSNLYKHKKSHAHAIKLGLTARSESGFGSLSQESDKAFGTHSEESGDSDEEVSNADLKTKISKASVAASPECSFQSAGTTSVIHGESESSANLDSSKPVPSQRAHEPKVTAALPKVVVYPVNVSPLRADSPRVTGTAPEQAAAQQQQELQAVSTRSSSKVLPSLKEVVGTSPSLDTVSEDEDHQCRSPMLSGHAQLQRQQATDFSQQQQAKCLLSPRSLGSTDSGYFSRSESADQAMSPSSPFVKITPPVEMDMAKSLIPNVPTVATVMHVAAEQKPCSTEGQMRPPLEAKTLSLEERISKLISDNEAVVDNKQLDSVKPRRTSLSRRGSIDSPKSYIFKDSFQFDLKPMGRRSSSSSDIPKSPFTPSDKSKPVFLLSVPPQYPPMDCLPITRSNSMPTTPGHSALPLNVAPPPHPLRICQSFDEKITSLNDDVFSSTPSTPNPAIHSRTLVRQIAVEDFSSSEGHGLPTVRSMDDGYHGPSSSTELMQRSRSFEHHQDRNRKTQQSKGTMYECETCRNRYRKLENFETHKKFYCSELHGPKNKPITAKEADQDVFHVNMIHPAIPQRSTSGLGSIDQQTSIRKRRKMKSVGDEDDQSPTDTTPPVSGSFELQTAPANPKFSHHNVIVDIQPKNNQKKLPQIQLIARGLNTSDSRLSPIRETQISTSSKGELQRQGSGTSVIRHTNSLSRPNSFEIESVDRASPVECLERDPSTALKTDVSANTSAGGYHDNISTPKGADCGKQNKEQCGTSTAAGTAAENSTPVHQSRLVRQNNIQVPEILVTEEPDREHEIQSTESVDKAADQFSWPQRSESLSKLPAEKLPPKKKRIRLAQMDHSSGESSFESSLSQSLSRDSSLSRCSSISASFEREEPSRSESPCRAEYVNKIQDPQVLPAVVNTLGVPGMMRRAASEQITCAQPSLEISCDYRSKSFDCGNVSPSRSVSSTGQPKSAQNSQFAQVPLIERRRGPLVRQMSLKIGPESQHPAGKVLQHDKPLITNVSSLTQSRVPQVHIANRHTMHQPFIPHTGESPLQKNEEMVQSINLGSATQQPQVHGLPHPWHQTSRVQICQKKPQNQTSVCQDNVQNKPINSEEKKSFEPQYQLHCPTLRANPTFSFCTTQRIALPVLTIPIATPVVSKTKSSDLLQNAYVAQPVQQVLEVKKQGAPLVGEQQRDQVDQTNAGAIQLPQILITHEQMQSAPPVHNKNGPLSTHHSESDAALSAKKDKSQAIGTRDCPVEQAASQGSSPRPQKPTSVSLCPQQEPTASSKRMLSPANSLDIYMEKHQKRAKDEHGVACLTDGRSVNYLTSKMSEVTRQRKLTLVRQVCTTEPVDSPIETEAPPLPQGKTDGEKDSEDTDDIKPMSPDSAGLGKVVSIGIPEEEGPSLSTAPRSQDSSIPSNGALKLQEKMEERKWIPAKSHFRPSAIHGGQIKLTSVSVVNTKDSHRLSFPSLKTATTYTWCFLMKRKPLHVPQTDLKTSAYAAWTVSPSNHNPLGLPTKVVMSLFDSKQSSKNTHYTSAIRTSGKSDILCYSGKLKDIMPRVPVSRKPACVETKSKAQESQSSKELDKDIAPKTEPRRIKIFDGGYKSNEEYVYVRGRGRGKYICEECGIRCKKPSMLRKHIRTHSDVRPYHCVHCNFSFKTKGNLTKHMKSKAHSKKCLEMGVPELLIEDQDAEDSEDRSHVSSADRQDSDGDDSDGPDDEDNDDNEEEEDDSQPESGLSTNPSVSASPQHLSSKEAEIPPSALLAQMSISSVSLLPVQPAVPESHPSDCISVMTSVSLSKQMCISGSFSPAPVSYCPPAVATTTEASTSDTESVHMMSPVSPCRQMSIDYPDFDVPPSPPALAKGSKQGQDPSSAPAAGATAEPGIPVDRSTQTSSYASQGPVHFPPQGVSQTLGAEPHTHLFSHLPLHSQQPSRSSYSMVPVGGIQLFPSGLAAYSTFVPIQAGPVQLTIPAVSIIHRNTSPLPTSNPSAPPEAMQTQPLVVQEPISNVVPCFPLGQVAGLQPQTIQPVGLETLNLMGLTNTGLASTQLLNQQGLTLNATLGLQVLAANPTSQSNTVPQAHVPGLQIVNIALPAIIPSLSPLPALSPLPGSSERQSSPEAAGMQPSPSERGPGSSRSCASPLLPTSVNVSSASSATSDTRGGLTQTVEREETQTSLEQRASPSKRPEDDARGAPVEGVSDPGPPRPPPVSSWQKVITDYNDVSSDDEDRLVIAT, translated from the exons ATGCCTCGGACCAAGCAGAACCACCCCAAAAATCTAAAAG ATAAAATCCAAGAGGCACAAAAAGAGCTTAAAGACCCCAAAGGCTCACAGAAAG GAATATCTGAAAGCAGTCGAAGAAACGCAGATAACATAAAAAGcctgaagaggaagaaagtggTTGTCGAAAATCTTCTGGAGAAAATCCCCAAATCTCCAGTGAAGAAACCTCAATTAAAAACATCTGAAAGTGGGAACCAAGAAGCACAATCCAAGGAAACTTCACAGTCTTCTTGTTCATCCAACCCCAACGATCCTTCCCACAAACCTTCCACATCACCCGGTGAAACAAGGAACCTTCAGTATGCCCAAACAGTGGACACATCCCCCCACAAGGAACCTTGTTCCACTGAAGCTGAAGGGCTGAGTCCAGAAGACGCATCCTCTGGACCTTCACTTGTGTTGCCTGATGGTGATGAGGGACCTGTGATCACAGATAAACTGTCTCAGGACAAAGAGAGCAAGAGTCAAGAACCCAGATTTGAAGGAGATCCTTATCACAGCAGTGATCCACTTGGTGTTCTCCTAAAGGCCATGGAGCCTGACTTCAGCACACTGGCAGAGAGGAGCCACTCATTGCAGGCTGTTGGAAAATCAGCTTCCACCGTTGACGTTCGATCAGGTGGTGAATTAACAACAATGTCAGCTGTCAATGTTGGTCTCCAAAACCAGCCTTCCCATTTGCAGACCTATTATATTGACAAACAGGGCAACTTTATTGGAATTGCAGCACCGCTTCAAACAAATGCACAGAAATCTACCCAGGTCACTCATTTGCAATCATCTCCAGTTGCTACACAACATTTTCTGCCTGTTGCATCAAACACAGAACAGCCTAGCCAGCACATAAGCTTCAACAGTGGACCTGCCACTATCACCCATGCACCTGTTCCCTCTGGCTCTAACACTTTACCACAAAGCCAACCACCAGTGGTGCACACATGCCAGTCCCTCTCAGCAAGTGTTCCCAGCACGATTCAGGTCCCAGTTACACCTGGAACCAACCAGGTTCAGATGACCACGGTGATGAACTTTGGTGTGGATCAAGTTTACAAGGACCAAAAGCCCAAGAAACCAGGAAAGTATGTTTGTGAATACTGCAGCCGAGCATGTGCCAAGCCCAGCGTGCTGCTCAAACACATCAGGTCTCACACAGGTGAAAGGCCGTATCCCTGTGTTACTTGTGGCTTCTCATTCAAAACCAAGAGCAACTTGTATAAGCACAAGAAATCACATGCCCATGCCATTAAACTGGGTCTGACGGCACGTTCTGAAAGTGGATTTGGGTCACTATCTCAAGAATCTGACAAAGCCTTTGGTACACATTCTGAGGAGAGCGGGGACAGTGATGAAGAGGTTAGCAACGCTGACTTGAAAACCAAAATATCAAAGGCCAGCGTGGCAGCTTCACCTGAATGCAGTTTTCAGAGTGCAGGTACAACTTCCGTCATCCACGGGGAATCTGAGTCATCGGCTAATTTGGATTCAAGCAAACCAGTTCCAAGTCAGAGGGCTCATGAGCCCAAAGTAACAGCAGCACTTCCCAAAGTTGTTGTATACCCGGTCAATGTGTCCCCTCTGAGGGCTGATAGCCCCAGAGTTACAGGTACAGCACCGGAGCAAGCTGCTGCTCAACAACAGCAAGAGTTACAGGCTGTCAGCACGAGGTCAAGTAGCAAAGTACTGCCGTCTCTTAAAGAGGTGGTTGGTACTAGTCCCTCTCTAGATACTGTGAGTGAAGATGAAGATCATCAATGCAGGTCTCCAATGTTAAGTGGTCACGCTCAACTTCAGAGGCAGCAAGCAACAGATTTTTCTCAACAGCAACAAGCCAAGTGTCTGCTCAGTCCCCGCAGTTTGGGCAGTACTGATTCTGGGTACTTCTCAAGGTCTGAAAGCGCTGACCAGGCAATGAGTCCATCCAGTCCGTTTGTCAAGATAACCCCACCAGTGGAGATGGACATGGCCAAGAGCTTAATTCCTAATGTTCCAACTGTTGCGACAGTAATGCATGTAGCAGCTGAACAAAAGCCATGTTCCACAGAGGGACAGATGCGTCCACCGTTGGAGGCCAAAACCCTCTCGCTGGAGGAGCGCATTTCAAAGTTGATATCTGATAATGAAGCTGTAGTTGACAATAAGCAGCTGGACAGTGTAAAACCAAGAAGAACATCCCTCTCAAGGAGAGGAAGCATTGACTCTCCCAAGTCGTACATATTTAAAGACTCTTTTCAGTTCGACCTTAAGCCAATGGGCAGAAGATCCAGTTCCAGCTCAGATATCCCGAAGTCACCGTTTACTCCCTCTGATAAATCCAAGCCAgtatttctcctctctgttcctcctcaATATCCACCAATGGATTGTTTGCCAATTACAAGGAGTAATTCGATGCCTACCACTCCGGGACATTCTGCCCTCCCCCTGAATgttgcccctcccccacaccctTTGAGAATTTGCCAGTCATTTGATGAAAAAATTACTTCACTCAATGATGATGTGTTTTCCTCAACTCCATCAACCCCAAATCCAGCAATCCATTCTCGCACATTAGTCAGACAGATAGCAGTAGAGGACTTTTCCTCAAGCGAGGGACATGGTCTCCCTACTGTTCGCTCTATGGACGATGGCTACCATGgtcccagcagctccacagaaCTGATGCAAAGGAGTAGATCATTTGAGCACCATCAGGATAGGAACAGAAAGACTCAGCAGAGTAAAGGCACAATGTACGAGTGTGAAACGTGTCGCAACCGGTACAGAAAGTTAGAGAATTTTGAAACCCATAAGAAATTCTATTGTTCTGAACTTCACGGCCCCAAAAATAAGCCAATCACTGCTAAAGAAGCAGATCAAGATGTTTTTCATGTAAATATGATTCATCCTGCAATTCCACAGAGATCGACCAGTGGGCTGGGATCAATTGATCAACAGACCTCAATTAGGAAgcggaggaaaatgaaaagtgttGGCGATGAAGACGACCAGTCTCCCACCGACACAACTCCACCTGTTTCTGGTAGCTTTGAGCTTCAAACAGCTCCAGCCAATCCAAAATTCTCTCATCATAATGTGATAGTAGATATACAACCCAAAAATAACCAGAAAAAGCTACCTCAAATTCAGCTCATAGCGAGAGGCCTCAATACGTCTGATTCCAGGCTCTCCCCGATACGAGAGACCCAGATCAGCACTTCTTCTAAAGGAGAATTACAAAGACAAGGTAGTGGGACCTCAGTCATTAGACACACCAATTCTCTCAGCAGACCCAATTCATTTGAGATAGAATCTGTCGACAGGGCCTCACCTGTAGAGTGTTTGGAAAGAGATCCCTCAACCGCACTCAAAACAGATGTATCAGCCAATACTTCAGCTGGAGGCTACCATGATAACATATCCACACCCAAaggtgctgactgtgggaaacAAAATAAAGAACAGTGCGGGACAAGCACAGCAGCTGGAACAGCTGCTGAAAACTCCACTCCTGTTCATCAGTCTCGTCTTGTTCGTCAAAATAATATCCAAGTTCCTGAGATTCTTGTAACAGAGGAACCTGACAGAGAACATGAAATACAGAGTACTGAATCAGTGGATAAGGCTGCAGATCAGTTCAGTTGGCCTCAAAGAAGTGAGAGTTTGTCAAAGCTACCAGCAGAGAAGCTTCCAccgaaaaagaaaagaattcgTCTGGCTCAAATGGATCACTCATCTGGAGAATCTAGTTTTGAGTCTAGCCTTTCACAGAGCCTCAGCAGAGACAGTAGCCTTTCTCGATGTTCGAGTATCTCAGCCTCTTTTGAGCGTGAGGAACCATCTAGGTCAGAGAGTCCTTGTAGGGCTGAGTATGTCAATAAAATCCAAGACCCTCAGGTTTTACCTGCAGTTGTTAACACACTCGGTGTACCTGGGATGATGAGGCGTGCTGCATCTGAACAGATTACTTGTGCTCAACCTTCTCTTGAGATTTCGTGCGACTATCGTAGCAAATCCTTCGACTGTGGCAATGTATCGCCCAGCAGATCTGTTTCATCTACCGGGCAACCCAAAAGTGCACAGAATTCACAGTTTGCCCAGGTGCCACTCATTGAAAGGAGGCGTGGACCATTAGTTCGCCAGATGTCTTTAAAGATTGGCCCAGAGAGTCAACACCCAGCTGGAAAAGTCTTGCAGCATGACAAACCTTTAATAACAAATGTTAGCTCGCTAACTCAGAGTAGAGTCCCGCAGGTTCACATTGCCAATAGACACACCATGCATCAGCCTTTTATTCCGCACACTGGAGAATCACCCTTGCAAAAGAATGAGGAAATGGTCCAAAGCATCAATTTAGGTAGTGCAACTCAGCAGCCCCAAGTTCATGGTCTTCCGCACCCTTGGCACCAAACATCCAGAGTTCAAATATGCCAGAAGAAACCACAAAATCAGACATCCGTGTGTCAGGATAATGTTCAAAACAAACCAATTAACtctgaggaaaagaaaagttttgAGCCGCAGTACCAACTCCACTGTCCTACTCTCAGGGCAAACCCAACATTTTCATTCTGCACTACACAGCGCATAGCCTTGCCAGTGTTGACGATACCTATTGCCACCCCAGTTGTGAGTAAAACAAAGTCATCTGATCTACTCCAGAATGCATATGTTGCTCAACCTGTTCAACAAGTTTTAGAGGTTAAAAAACAGGGTGCTCCTCTGGTTGGCGAACAGCAAAGAGATCAAGTTGATCAAACCAATGCAGGTGCTATTCAATTGCCCCAGATCCTGATCACTCATGAGCAGATGCAGTCTGCACCCCCTGTGCACAACAAAAACGGTCCCCTGTCCACTCACCATTCAGAGAGTGATGCTGCACTAAGTGCGAAAAAGGATAAAAGTCAAGCGATTGGAACCCGTGACTGTCCTGTAGAACAAGCAGCTTCTCAAGGGTCCTCACCACGCCCACAGAAACCAACATCAGTATCGTTATGTCCACAGCAGGAGCCAACTGCATCAAGTAAACGAATGCTGTCCCCTGCCAACAGTTTGGACATTTATATGGAAAAGCATCAAAAGCGGGCCAAGGATGAGCACGGTGTGGCCTGTCTTACTGATGGCCGCTCAGTAAATTATCTCACTTCCAAGATGTCTGAAGTTACCCGACAGCGTAAGCTAACTCTTGTTAGACAAGTTTGCACAACGGAACCAGTGGACAGTCCCATTGAAACTGAGGCCCCACCTCTGCCTCAGGGCAAAACAGACGGAGAGAAAGACTCAGAGGATACCGATGACATCAAACCTATGTCACCTGACAGTGCTGGGCTTGGAAAAGTAGTAAGCATCGGCATTCCAGAAGAAGAAGGCCCTTCCTTGAGTACTGCACCTCGTAGCCAAGATTCTTCCATACCGAGTAATGGTGCGCTGAAACTACAAGAGAAAATGGAAGAACGGAAATGGATTCCCGCCAAATCTCATTTCAGGCCTTCAGCTATCCACGGGGGTCAAATTAAGCTGACATCAGTGTCTGTGGTCAACACAAAAGATAGTCATCGCCTCTCTTTCCCCAGCCTGAAGACTGCCACCACTTACACATGGTGTTTCTTGATGAAGAGAAAACCTCTTCATGTTCCTCAAACTGACCTGAAGACCTCAGCATATGCTGCGTGGACAGTGAGCCCCAGCAACCACAATCCTCTGGGGCTGCCGACCAAGGTTGTCATGTCTCTCTTTGACTCCAAACAGAGCTCTAAGAACACACACTATACATCAGCCATACGAACTAGTGGCAAGTCTGACATCTTGTGTTACTCGGGCAAACTGAAGGACATCATGCCCAGG GTGCCAGTGTCCCGGAAGCCAGCATGTGTTGAAACTAAAAGCAAAGCTCAGGAGTCTCAATCCAGCAAAGAGTTGGACAAGGACATCGCACCTAAAACTGAACCAAGACGGATCAAAATATTTGATGGCGG ATACAAATCTAACGAGGAGTATGTTTATGTGCGTGGGCGTGGACGAGGCAAATACATCTGCGAGGAATGTGGCATCCGCTGCAAGAAGCCCAGCATGCTACGCAAACACATCCGCACGCACTCGGACGTCCGGCCCTACCACTGCGTGCACTGTAACTTCTCCTTTAAGACTAAAG GTAATCTGACCAAGCACATGAAATCCAAGGCCCACAGCAAGAAATGCTTGGAGATGGGTGTTCCTGAGCTTCTCATTGAAGATCAAGACGCAGAGGACTCAG AAGACCGCAGTCACGTGAGCAGTGCTGACCGCCAGGATTCAGATGGCGATGACTCTGATGGCCCCGATGATGAGGACAATGATgacaatgaggaggaagaggatgacagCCAGCCAGAATCTGGCCTCTCCACCAATCCCTCTGTTTCTGCCAGCCCGCAGCATCTCTCCTCCAAAGAGGCTGAAATCCCTCCCAGCGCTCTTCTAGCCCAGATGTCAATAAGCTCCGTGTCCCTGCTTCCTGTCCAGCCTGCAGTACCTGAGTCCCACCCGTCCGACTGCATCTCAGTGATGACTTCTGTGTCGCTGAGCAAACAGATGTGCATCTCTGGCTCCTTTAGCCCAGCACCTGTCTCTTattgtcctccagctgtggccACCACAACAGAGGCCTCCACTTCTGACACAGAGTCAGTGCACATGATGAGTCCCGTATCACCATGCAGGCAGATGTCCATCGACTACCCGGACTTTGACGTGCCCCCTAGTCCCCCAGCACTGGCCAAGGGCTCCAAACAAGGCCAG GACccttcctctgctcctgctgccggGGCCACCGCTGAACCAGGCATACCAGTAGACCGGAGCACTCAGACATCCTCCTATGCTTCTCAAGGTCCAGTTCACTTCCCTCCACAGGGTGTGTCACAGACACTGGGAGCAGAGCCCCACACCCACTTGTTCAGTCATCTACCGCTGCATTCTCAGCAGCCTTCACGGTCCTCCTACAGCATGGTTCCAGTCGGGGGGATACAGCTATTTCCCTCTGGTTTGGCCGCTTACTCCACCTTTGTGCCAATTCAGGCTGGTCCTGTCCAGCTCACCATTCCTGCAGTGAGCATCATTCACAGAAACACCAGCCCATTACCTACATCCAACCCTTCAGCACCACCAGAAGCCATGCAGACTCAACCACTTGTGGTCCAGGAGCCAATCAGTAACGTTGTACCGTGCTTCCCCCTTGGGCAGGTTGCTGGACTGCAGCCACAAACAATACAGCCAGTAGGTCTGGAGACACTTAACCTCATGGGGCTGACCAACACAGGCCTGGCTTCCACCCAGCTGTTGAACCAGCAAGGCCTCACCCTTAATGCCACGCTTGGGTTGCAGGTTTTGGCAGCAAATCCCACCTCCCAGAGCAACACGGTACCCCAGGCCCATGTTCCAGGTCTCCAGATAGTCAACATTGCTCTGCCTGCCATCATTCCTTCTCTCAGCCCTCTTCCAGCCCTCAGTCCTCTTCCAGGGTCATCAGAGAGGCAGAGCAGCcctgaagcggcagggatgcagCCCTCTCCCAGTGAACGTGGGCCCGGTTCTTCGCGGAGCTGCGCCTCACCTTTGCTGCCGACCTCTGTGAACGTCAGCAGCGCTTCCAGTGCGACCTCGGACACCAGAGGAGGTCTCACACAGACTGTTGAGAGGGAGGAAACTCAAACGTCGCTAGAGCAACGTGCATCACCATCAAAGAGGCCAGAGGACGACGCCCGGGGGGCGCCGGTCGAGGGGGTCAGTGACC